The following are encoded together in the Astyanax mexicanus isolate ESR-SI-001 chromosome 8, AstMex3_surface, whole genome shotgun sequence genome:
- the rnf182 gene encoding E3 ubiquitin-protein ligase RNF182: MMGQLPEEVLEGFGAEELECKICYCPYTLSGRRPKVLECCHRLCAKCLTKILDLGDSPPNGVVCPFCRYVTGLPGEAVASLPDDCNLVTALTIRTRFYSSLRENHQGEILLSPRCLNTLVGHSASASPSSIRSNYVVITIMEPPQEPVVGTNGAGRNHHSSSLDSMASVTRRWTVWNCAALLCQTSARALLWLLGLLYFSSLPLGVYLLIMQKTTPGVLLVSLVPVSLLVIMGYGLCQCMCHEFWNCVLP; encoded by the coding sequence ATGATGGGTCAGCTTCCAGAGGAGGTTTTGGAAGGCTTTGGAGCCGAGGAACTGGAGTGCAAGATCTGCTACTGCCCTTACACTCTGTCTGGACGACGGCCTAAAGTGCTTGAGTGCTGCCATCGCTTGTGTGCCAAATGTTTGACCAAGATCCTTGATCTGGGAGACTCACCCCCGAATGGGGTGGTCTGTCCTTTCTGTCGCTATGTTACTGGACTCCCTGGAGAGGCTGTGGCAAGTCTGCCGGACGATTGCAACCTTGTGACGGCATTAACCATCCGTACCCGCTTTTATTCCAGCCTTCGGGAGAACCACCAGGGCGAGATCTTGTTGAGCCCCAGATGCTTGAACACTCTAGTGGGCCACTCGGCATCAGCCTCACCTTCGTCCATACGCTCCAACTATGTGGTCATCACCATCATGGAGCCTCCACAGGAGCCGGTGGTGGGTACCAACGGGGCTGGAAGGAATCATCACTCATCCAGTCTGGACTCCATGGCCTCGGTTACCCGGCGCTGGACAGTGTGGAACTGCGCAGCCCTGCTTTGTCAGACCTCAGCCCGAGCCCTGCTGTGGCTCCTTGGGCTTCTCTACTTCAGCTCCCTACCACTAGGCGTTTACCTGCTCATCATGCAGAAGACCACGCCGGGCGTGCTGCTGGTCAGCCTGGTGCCCGTCAGTCTGCTCGTGATCATGGGGTACGGGCTTTGCCAGTGCATGTGCCATGAGTTCTGGAACTGTGTCCTGCCATGA